One Pleuronectes platessa chromosome 9, fPlePla1.1, whole genome shotgun sequence genomic region harbors:
- the abl2 gene encoding tyrosine-protein kinase ABL2 isoform X2 codes for MLLRCLQASNSFEEEWTALSNRHRHTGFKQETGAGQTALHRPFGLDSAALTEAVRWSSKENLLGAAESDPNLFVALYDFVASGDNTLSITKGEKLRVLGYNQNGEWSEVRSKNGQGWVPSNYITPVNSLEKHSWYHGPVSRSAAEYLLSSLINGSFLVRESESSPGQLSISLRYEGRVYHYRINTSSDGKVYVTSESRFATLAELVHHHSTVADGLVTTLHYPAPKCNKPTVYGVSPIHDKWEMERTDITMKHKLGGGQYGEVYVGVWKKYNLTVAVKTLKEDTMEVEEFLKEAAVMKEVKHPNLVQLLGVCTLEPPFYIVTEYMPHGNLLDYLRECDKEEVNAVVLLYMATQISSAMEYLEKKNFIHRDLAARNCLVGENHVVKVADFGLSRLMTGDTYTAHAGAKFPIKWTAPESLAYNTFSIKSDVWAFGVLLWEIATYGMSPYPGIDLSQVYDLLEKGYRMEQPEGCPPKVYELMRACWQWSPLDRPSFAEIHQAFETMFHDSSISEEVAEELCKTASSGHCGPLHSFSHDMPLLPSKSRTLHKHTENKENIEGGLDGRSDHGTQSHSGWASLLGGDSRSGGSPALPRKQQPRDKSPGSLLEDTQDMGTFTRDRKTGFFSSFIKKKSSSSSSSSPSSQLQQNLPTPPKRSSSFREMETQPHKKYEPTADFCAPPPLPQSDSLGGFSASPSHSHGEPTQTQSRCCGAAFGQKPSSLAQVTSGSSWSGLAGFFTPRLIKKTLGLRTGKTTSSEEAGSIVGGPKPFPRSNSTSSMSAGLPDLERMALTLPRNRNAKPPLERTASTTSQPENGAARPSETLLRRMDEGTAQIRERPKAKLLPRGTAVGVRAPGVGGEVGESDGLSRVREGREESGGGLDRQQSWSSPSKSSSSSASPVAAGAPTHNHKVPVLISPTLKHSPADVHLVGLDSQGNRFKLLSEHQADRDRPRLVKPKCAPPPPPTLRSLQHSYSGDGEEQVGGAPVEVNGDTLKGHRSGRPSVPPPQVPPASSSSFSSSSPATTNTTPIKMANGAAPTASSSHTAASKVALRRTRQQVDRVPLERASREALLVCAEGLSSALHASSESPSSSQVLDAGHQLLDYCSGYVDCIPQMRNKFAFREAVGKLELSLQELRASSSGGGLGSVGPNTVLDNLHGCIKEISDVVQR; via the exons GTGAGAAGCTGCGCGTGCTCGGCTACAACCAGAATGGCGAGTGGAGCGAAGTGCGCTCAAAGAATGGCCAGGGATGGGTGCCCTCCAACTACATCACACCAGTCAACAGTCTGGAGAAGCACAGCTGGTACCACGGGCCTGTGTCTCGCAGCGCCGCAGAGTACCTGCTCTCATCCCTCATCAACGGGAGCTTTCTGGTCCGGGAAAGCGAGAGCAGCCCCGGGCAGCTGTCCATATCTCTGCGCTATGAAGGGAGAGTCTACCACTACCGCATCAACACCTCCTCCGATGGAAAG gtgtATGTGACATCCGAGAGCCGTTTCGCCACCCTGGCCGAGCTGGTCCACCACCACTCCACTGTAGCCGACGGCCTGGTCACCACATTGCACTACCCAGCACCCAAATGCAACAAGCCCACAGTGTACGGTGTGTCACCCATCCATGACAAGTGGGAAATGGAGCGCACAGACatcaccatgaagcacaagctTGGAGGGGGCCAGTACGGGGAGGTGTACGTGGGAGTGTGGAAGAAGTACAACCTCACGGTGGCTGTCAAGACGCTCAAG GAGGACACCATGGAGGTGGAAGAATTTCTAAAAGAGGCAGCAGTCATGAAGGAGGTTAAACACCCAAACCTCGTTCAGCTACTAG gtgTGTGTACCCTGGAGCCCCCGTTTTACATCGTAACTGAGTACATGCCACATGGCAACCTACTGGACTACTTGAGAGAGTGTGATAAAGAGGAGGTGAATGCTGTTGTGCTGCTCTACATGGCCACACAGATCTCCTCTGCCATGGAATACCTGGAGAAGAAGAACTTCATACACAG GGATCTTGCGGCGAGGAACTGCCTGGTCGGTGAGAATCATGTCGTGAAGGTTGCAGACTTCGGCTTAAGCCGGTTGATGACTGGCGACACATACACTGCCCACGCTGGGGCCAAATTCCCCATCAAATGGACTGCACCCGAGAGCCTCGCTTACAACACCTTCTCCATCAAGTCTGACGTCTGGG CATTTGGGGTGCTGCTGTGGGAAATTGCCACATATGGCATGTCTCCATACCCTGGCATCGACCTTTCTCAGGTCTATGACCTCCTGGAGAAAGGATACCGCATGGAGCAGCCTGAGGGATGTCCACCCAAAGTCTATGAACTCATGAGAGCAT GCTGGCAGTGGAGCCCATTAGACAGACCTTCCTTTGCCGAGATTCACCAAGCCTTTGAAACAATGTTCCATGACTCCAGCATCTCTGAAG AGGTGGCGGAGGAGCTCTGTAAGACGGCCTCCTCTGGTCACTGCGGACCACTGCACTCATTCAGTCACGACATGCCCCTGTTACCTTCCAAATCTCGCACACTCCACAAGCACACAGAAAACAAGGAAAACATTGAGGGTGGACTGGATGGGCGCAGCGACCACGGCACACAAAGCCACTCAG GCTGGGCTTCATTGCTGGGAGGTGACAGCCGATCCGGTGGCTCCCCAGCTCTGCCCAGAAAACAGCAGCCACGCGACAAGTCTCCCGGCAGCCTTCTAGAGGACACACAGGACATGGGCACATTTACACGAGACCGCAAGACAGGCTTCTTCAGCTCTTTCATCAAAAAgaaatcttcctcctcctcttcatcttcgcCATCCTCCCAGCTCCAACAGAACCTTCCGACGCCGCCCAAGAGGAGCAGTTCTTTCCGGGAAATGGAGACGCAGCCTCACAAGAAATATGAGCCCACTGCTGATTTctgcgctcctcctcctctgccccaGTCAGACAGTTTAGGAGGCTTCTCCGCCTCTCCTTCCCACTCCCACGGGGAACCCACCCAGACTCAGTCGCGCTGCTGTGGGGCAGCGTTCGGACAGAAACCCTCTAGCCTTGCGCAGGTGACGAGCGGGAGCAGTTGGAGTGGGTTGGCTGGTTTTTTTACCCCTAGACTCATCAAAAAGACCCTGGGGCTACGGACAGGAAAGACAACCTCTTCAGAGGAGGCGGGGAGTATAGTTGGAGGGCCTAAACCCTTCCCTAGGTCCAATTCTACCTCCTCTATGTCAGCTGGGCTGCCAGACCTGGAGCGCATGGCTCTAACTTTACCCAGGAACCGCAATGCTAAGCCCCCTCTGGAGAGAACTGCCTCCACAACCTCCCAGCCAGAGAACGGGGCTGCACGGCCCTCAGAAACTCTGCTGCGGAGGATGGATGAGGGGACCGCACAAATCAGGGAAAGGCCCAAAGCCAAGCTCCTGCCCCGGGGCACTGCTGTAGGGGTGAGGGCACCAGGAGTAGGGGGGGAGGTTGGGGAATCAGACGGTCTCTCCCGGGTCAGAGAGGGTagagaggagagtggagggGGACTGGACAGGCAGCAGAGTTGGTCATCTCCCTCAAAGAGTTCTAGTTCCAGTGCTTCCCCAGTGGCAGCAGGCGCACCGACTCACAACCACAAAGTTCCAGTCCTGATCTCCCCTACGCTGAAGCACAGCCCGGCTGACGTGCACCTGGTCGGTCTCGACTCTCAGGGGAACCGCTTCAAACTGCTGTCTGAGCACCAAGCAGACCGGGACAGGCCGCGACTTGTAAAACCCAAGtgtgctcctcctccacctcccactCTGCGGAGCCTGCAACACTCCTAcagcggagacggagaggagcaGGTAGGAGGTGCACCCGTGGAAGTGAATGGAGACACGTTAAAGGGTCACAGGTCAGGGCGACCGTCTGTGCCACCGCCACAAGTGCCGCctgcatcttcctcctccttttcctcatcATCTCCTGCAACCACCAACACGACTCCAATCAAAATGGCCAACGGAGCCGCCCCCACTGCTTCATCCTCACACACAGCCGCTTCCAAAGTGGCCCTGCGGCGAACCAGGCAGCAGGTGGACAGGGTGCCCCTGGAACGGGCCAGCCGCGAGGCCCTGCTGGTGTGCGCCGAGGGCCTGAGCAGCGCCCTCCACGCCAGCTCCGAAAGCCCCTCCAGCAGCCAGGTGTTGGACGCCGGCCACCAGCTGCTAGACTACTGCTCAGGTTACGTGGACTGCATCCCTCAGATGAGGAACAAATTTGCCTTCCGAGAGGCGGTGGGGAAGCTCGAGCTCAGCCTGCAGGAGCTGAGGGCCTCGTCTTCAGGAGGAGGACTGGGCAGCGTGGGGCCCAACACTGTACTGGACAACCTGCACGGCTGTATTAAAGAGATTAGTGACGTAGTGCAGAGGTAG
- the abl2 gene encoding tyrosine-protein kinase ABL2 isoform X1 gives MLLRCLQASNSFEEEWTALSNRHRHTGFKQETGAGQTEALHRPFGLDSAALTEAVRWSSKENLLGAAESDPNLFVALYDFVASGDNTLSITKGEKLRVLGYNQNGEWSEVRSKNGQGWVPSNYITPVNSLEKHSWYHGPVSRSAAEYLLSSLINGSFLVRESESSPGQLSISLRYEGRVYHYRINTSSDGKVYVTSESRFATLAELVHHHSTVADGLVTTLHYPAPKCNKPTVYGVSPIHDKWEMERTDITMKHKLGGGQYGEVYVGVWKKYNLTVAVKTLKEDTMEVEEFLKEAAVMKEVKHPNLVQLLGVCTLEPPFYIVTEYMPHGNLLDYLRECDKEEVNAVVLLYMATQISSAMEYLEKKNFIHRDLAARNCLVGENHVVKVADFGLSRLMTGDTYTAHAGAKFPIKWTAPESLAYNTFSIKSDVWAFGVLLWEIATYGMSPYPGIDLSQVYDLLEKGYRMEQPEGCPPKVYELMRACWQWSPLDRPSFAEIHQAFETMFHDSSISEEVAEELCKTASSGHCGPLHSFSHDMPLLPSKSRTLHKHTENKENIEGGLDGRSDHGTQSHSGWASLLGGDSRSGGSPALPRKQQPRDKSPGSLLEDTQDMGTFTRDRKTGFFSSFIKKKSSSSSSSSPSSQLQQNLPTPPKRSSSFREMETQPHKKYEPTADFCAPPPLPQSDSLGGFSASPSHSHGEPTQTQSRCCGAAFGQKPSSLAQVTSGSSWSGLAGFFTPRLIKKTLGLRTGKTTSSEEAGSIVGGPKPFPRSNSTSSMSAGLPDLERMALTLPRNRNAKPPLERTASTTSQPENGAARPSETLLRRMDEGTAQIRERPKAKLLPRGTAVGVRAPGVGGEVGESDGLSRVREGREESGGGLDRQQSWSSPSKSSSSSASPVAAGAPTHNHKVPVLISPTLKHSPADVHLVGLDSQGNRFKLLSEHQADRDRPRLVKPKCAPPPPPTLRSLQHSYSGDGEEQVGGAPVEVNGDTLKGHRSGRPSVPPPQVPPASSSSFSSSSPATTNTTPIKMANGAAPTASSSHTAASKVALRRTRQQVDRVPLERASREALLVCAEGLSSALHASSESPSSSQVLDAGHQLLDYCSGYVDCIPQMRNKFAFREAVGKLELSLQELRASSSGGGLGSVGPNTVLDNLHGCIKEISDVVQR, from the exons GTGAGAAGCTGCGCGTGCTCGGCTACAACCAGAATGGCGAGTGGAGCGAAGTGCGCTCAAAGAATGGCCAGGGATGGGTGCCCTCCAACTACATCACACCAGTCAACAGTCTGGAGAAGCACAGCTGGTACCACGGGCCTGTGTCTCGCAGCGCCGCAGAGTACCTGCTCTCATCCCTCATCAACGGGAGCTTTCTGGTCCGGGAAAGCGAGAGCAGCCCCGGGCAGCTGTCCATATCTCTGCGCTATGAAGGGAGAGTCTACCACTACCGCATCAACACCTCCTCCGATGGAAAG gtgtATGTGACATCCGAGAGCCGTTTCGCCACCCTGGCCGAGCTGGTCCACCACCACTCCACTGTAGCCGACGGCCTGGTCACCACATTGCACTACCCAGCACCCAAATGCAACAAGCCCACAGTGTACGGTGTGTCACCCATCCATGACAAGTGGGAAATGGAGCGCACAGACatcaccatgaagcacaagctTGGAGGGGGCCAGTACGGGGAGGTGTACGTGGGAGTGTGGAAGAAGTACAACCTCACGGTGGCTGTCAAGACGCTCAAG GAGGACACCATGGAGGTGGAAGAATTTCTAAAAGAGGCAGCAGTCATGAAGGAGGTTAAACACCCAAACCTCGTTCAGCTACTAG gtgTGTGTACCCTGGAGCCCCCGTTTTACATCGTAACTGAGTACATGCCACATGGCAACCTACTGGACTACTTGAGAGAGTGTGATAAAGAGGAGGTGAATGCTGTTGTGCTGCTCTACATGGCCACACAGATCTCCTCTGCCATGGAATACCTGGAGAAGAAGAACTTCATACACAG GGATCTTGCGGCGAGGAACTGCCTGGTCGGTGAGAATCATGTCGTGAAGGTTGCAGACTTCGGCTTAAGCCGGTTGATGACTGGCGACACATACACTGCCCACGCTGGGGCCAAATTCCCCATCAAATGGACTGCACCCGAGAGCCTCGCTTACAACACCTTCTCCATCAAGTCTGACGTCTGGG CATTTGGGGTGCTGCTGTGGGAAATTGCCACATATGGCATGTCTCCATACCCTGGCATCGACCTTTCTCAGGTCTATGACCTCCTGGAGAAAGGATACCGCATGGAGCAGCCTGAGGGATGTCCACCCAAAGTCTATGAACTCATGAGAGCAT GCTGGCAGTGGAGCCCATTAGACAGACCTTCCTTTGCCGAGATTCACCAAGCCTTTGAAACAATGTTCCATGACTCCAGCATCTCTGAAG AGGTGGCGGAGGAGCTCTGTAAGACGGCCTCCTCTGGTCACTGCGGACCACTGCACTCATTCAGTCACGACATGCCCCTGTTACCTTCCAAATCTCGCACACTCCACAAGCACACAGAAAACAAGGAAAACATTGAGGGTGGACTGGATGGGCGCAGCGACCACGGCACACAAAGCCACTCAG GCTGGGCTTCATTGCTGGGAGGTGACAGCCGATCCGGTGGCTCCCCAGCTCTGCCCAGAAAACAGCAGCCACGCGACAAGTCTCCCGGCAGCCTTCTAGAGGACACACAGGACATGGGCACATTTACACGAGACCGCAAGACAGGCTTCTTCAGCTCTTTCATCAAAAAgaaatcttcctcctcctcttcatcttcgcCATCCTCCCAGCTCCAACAGAACCTTCCGACGCCGCCCAAGAGGAGCAGTTCTTTCCGGGAAATGGAGACGCAGCCTCACAAGAAATATGAGCCCACTGCTGATTTctgcgctcctcctcctctgccccaGTCAGACAGTTTAGGAGGCTTCTCCGCCTCTCCTTCCCACTCCCACGGGGAACCCACCCAGACTCAGTCGCGCTGCTGTGGGGCAGCGTTCGGACAGAAACCCTCTAGCCTTGCGCAGGTGACGAGCGGGAGCAGTTGGAGTGGGTTGGCTGGTTTTTTTACCCCTAGACTCATCAAAAAGACCCTGGGGCTACGGACAGGAAAGACAACCTCTTCAGAGGAGGCGGGGAGTATAGTTGGAGGGCCTAAACCCTTCCCTAGGTCCAATTCTACCTCCTCTATGTCAGCTGGGCTGCCAGACCTGGAGCGCATGGCTCTAACTTTACCCAGGAACCGCAATGCTAAGCCCCCTCTGGAGAGAACTGCCTCCACAACCTCCCAGCCAGAGAACGGGGCTGCACGGCCCTCAGAAACTCTGCTGCGGAGGATGGATGAGGGGACCGCACAAATCAGGGAAAGGCCCAAAGCCAAGCTCCTGCCCCGGGGCACTGCTGTAGGGGTGAGGGCACCAGGAGTAGGGGGGGAGGTTGGGGAATCAGACGGTCTCTCCCGGGTCAGAGAGGGTagagaggagagtggagggGGACTGGACAGGCAGCAGAGTTGGTCATCTCCCTCAAAGAGTTCTAGTTCCAGTGCTTCCCCAGTGGCAGCAGGCGCACCGACTCACAACCACAAAGTTCCAGTCCTGATCTCCCCTACGCTGAAGCACAGCCCGGCTGACGTGCACCTGGTCGGTCTCGACTCTCAGGGGAACCGCTTCAAACTGCTGTCTGAGCACCAAGCAGACCGGGACAGGCCGCGACTTGTAAAACCCAAGtgtgctcctcctccacctcccactCTGCGGAGCCTGCAACACTCCTAcagcggagacggagaggagcaGGTAGGAGGTGCACCCGTGGAAGTGAATGGAGACACGTTAAAGGGTCACAGGTCAGGGCGACCGTCTGTGCCACCGCCACAAGTGCCGCctgcatcttcctcctccttttcctcatcATCTCCTGCAACCACCAACACGACTCCAATCAAAATGGCCAACGGAGCCGCCCCCACTGCTTCATCCTCACACACAGCCGCTTCCAAAGTGGCCCTGCGGCGAACCAGGCAGCAGGTGGACAGGGTGCCCCTGGAACGGGCCAGCCGCGAGGCCCTGCTGGTGTGCGCCGAGGGCCTGAGCAGCGCCCTCCACGCCAGCTCCGAAAGCCCCTCCAGCAGCCAGGTGTTGGACGCCGGCCACCAGCTGCTAGACTACTGCTCAGGTTACGTGGACTGCATCCCTCAGATGAGGAACAAATTTGCCTTCCGAGAGGCGGTGGGGAAGCTCGAGCTCAGCCTGCAGGAGCTGAGGGCCTCGTCTTCAGGAGGAGGACTGGGCAGCGTGGGGCCCAACACTGTACTGGACAACCTGCACGGCTGTATTAAAGAGATTAGTGACGTAGTGCAGAGGTAG